Genomic segment of Pseudomonas sp. DY-1:
CGAGGCTGATTGATCTCGATTCAGGGGGGCGATCAATTGCTCATGGCGCTGGAGTATTTATCGAGGCCGCCGAAGTCGTTCACGATCTGGAATTCTATGTTCATGTCGTTGATTGAAGTGACTCCGGTCAATTCCTTGATATCGAACTGGCTACTCGATCTTGGTCTGACCATGTCCACTGATATGTCATAGGACTTGCTGCCGTTCTTTAACTTCGCATCAGCGAGGGATACATGGAATGCCGAGTTATTGATCACTTCCATCCTGGGTTTTCCGCCTTGCTGGATAAGGCGCCATTTCAGCTCCATAGGGGCATCCGCGGCGGCTCCCGGCAGGCCGGCCGGCCGGTAGAAAACCTTGATGCGCTGGCGCAGGGCAATTTGCAGGGTGTTGTCGTTCGCCGATTTCTGCGGGATTTCCTGGACGCTTAGTCGGAACACAGACTCTCGGTCCGTTGGCAGGCCCTGACCCTGGAAAAGGATGCGCAAGCTCTGTTGCCTGTTGGCACCCAGTCGGCTGAGGTTGGGTGTAATGGCGAACGGCAAGTCCTGG
This window contains:
- a CDS encoding molecular chaperone — translated: MTSRTLWAGLLLLSSGLANAGITLSGTRVVLQAPAKETSILVRNQAPEDVMIQSWMEIEGPDDSQDLPFAITPNLSRLGANRQQSLRILFQGQGLPTDRESVFRLSVQEIPQKSANDNTLQIALRQRIKVFYRPAGLPGAAADAPMELKWRLIQQGGKPRMEVINNSAFHVSLADAKLKNGSKSYDISVDMVRPRSSSQFDIKELTGVTSINDMNIEFQIVNDFGGLDKYSSAMSN